In Synechocystis sp. PCC 6714, the following are encoded in one genomic region:
- a CDS encoding DUF2442 domain-containing protein, translated as MLQDIVAVNPLKNYKLYLRFEDNQDGIVDIKKQIEFTGVFEPLKDLEYFAQVKINPELGTIQWPNGADLDPDVLYEVITRSPSPSPLNLEV; from the coding sequence ATGCTACAAGACATTGTCGCTGTTAACCCTCTCAAAAACTACAAGCTTTATTTACGATTTGAAGACAATCAAGATGGAATAGTTGACATTAAAAAACAAATTGAATTTACAGGTGTATTCGAACCACTTAAAGACCTTGAATATTTTGCTCAAGTCAAAATCAATCCGGAACTTGGAACTATTCAATGGCCCAATGGAGCAGATTTAGACCCCGACGTGCTGTATGAAGTAATTACCCGATCGCCGTCTCCAAGCCCCTTAAATCTTGAAGTTTAA
- a CDS encoding type II toxin-antitoxin system HicB family antitoxin, whose amino-acid sequence MKLKVLVWQEQDQWCASVPALPGCHTWGNSYDHLMEMVKEAVEGWLEVASEQEEAIAYGSIGVYHYDHR is encoded by the coding sequence ATGAAGCTGAAAGTATTAGTCTGGCAAGAACAAGACCAATGGTGCGCTTCTGTTCCCGCCCTACCCGGTTGCCACACTTGGGGGAATAGTTACGATCATCTGATGGAAATGGTTAAAGAGGCGGTGGAAGGATGGCTTGAAGTTGCTAGTGAGCAAGAAGAGGCGATCGCCTATGGGAGTATAGGCGTTTATCACTACGATCACAGATAA
- the dmeF gene encoding CDF family Co(II)/Ni(II) efflux transporter DmeF: MHFHTPESWQHSHDFANQHQSHAEKNTKIVMVLTAVTMVAEIIAGTVFGSMALLADGWHMATHVAAFGITLFAYQYARRYATSPRYTYGTGKVSVLGGFASAVALGVIAFLMAFESIGRFFSPHSIQFSEAIAVAILGLLVNLVSAWLLQDRDDHHHHGHHHEHHDDHHHHRHQDHNLRAAYFHVLADALTSVLAIVALVAGKFWGWVWLDAAMGLVGAAVIIKWAYGLVNDTSAILLDGSVDKKIQLEILTALEANTDTRVMDLHVWYLNENYLAGTIALVTHFPQSPEYYKQQLSHISSLAHVIVEVNPCSGESCSAESSTVGVIASGPIAP; encoded by the coding sequence ATGCATTTCCACACCCCAGAGTCCTGGCAACATTCCCATGATTTTGCCAACCAACACCAAAGCCACGCCGAGAAAAATACCAAAATTGTTATGGTGCTCACCGCTGTCACCATGGTGGCAGAAATCATTGCAGGCACCGTGTTTGGTTCCATGGCCCTATTGGCGGATGGTTGGCACATGGCCACCCATGTTGCGGCCTTTGGCATTACTTTGTTCGCCTATCAATACGCCCGTCGCTATGCCACTAGTCCCCGATATACCTATGGCACCGGCAAAGTCAGTGTTTTGGGGGGATTTGCCAGCGCGGTGGCCCTAGGGGTAATTGCCTTTCTGATGGCTTTTGAGTCTATTGGTCGTTTTTTTTCTCCCCATAGCATTCAATTTTCCGAGGCGATCGCCGTGGCTATTCTGGGGCTATTGGTTAATCTTGTTAGTGCCTGGCTGTTACAAGACCGTGACGACCATCACCACCATGGGCACCACCACGAACATCATGATGATCATCACCACCATAGACACCAAGACCATAATCTCCGGGCAGCCTATTTCCATGTATTAGCTGATGCCCTAACTTCCGTCCTCGCCATTGTTGCCCTAGTAGCTGGTAAATTTTGGGGCTGGGTTTGGCTGGATGCGGCCATGGGGCTAGTGGGAGCGGCGGTGATTATCAAATGGGCCTATGGTTTAGTGAATGACACCAGTGCCATTCTCCTTGATGGTTCGGTGGACAAAAAAATTCAATTAGAAATTCTGACGGCCCTGGAAGCCAATACTGACACCCGCGTCATGGACCTCCATGTTTGGTATCTCAATGAGAATTATCTAGCTGGCACCATTGCCTTAGTCACCCACTTTCCCCAAAGCCCGGAATACTACAAACAACAACTGAGCCACATTTCTTCCCTAGCCCATGTGATTGTGGAGGTGAATCCCTGTTCCGGAGAGTCTTGTTCAGCGGAGTCATCTACTGTTGGCGTAATAGCATCTGGGCCAATAGCGCCATAA
- a CDS encoding NACHT domain-containing NTPase, whose translation MSEQPKQRRKRSYPVKPEVLPLLEKTMREKGFVYTTQEQMYEELYEKTGRAISIDTIKNFFNPQFGRNPEKNTIQTIATTLGWMPEDLVEEWVAPTKIKKISTNNSEVTIDISIFQRMLDKQINNLTFNNSFLTEKLIKTADIYVPLGLIERKEKSKHGEVKPEQGSALYRANEYEISRKFENDQFLTEVLLQRDSPKSQGRRIAIIGEPGSGKSTRLQQVALWLIKQSSENHVIWISLADLRGCSLENYLLRVWLKNALSKLESSKEDQEELVEIFNQGNVWLLLDGIDEMGLLENPLAWVNRQLCGWLDQAKIITTCRINIWDGNRQALNGFDVYRNLDFSDYQRDKFINIFLDNKELSEGLINELNKPGKERIRDLARNPLRLKLICWSWQKRQGTLPNTKVELYEECVEKYYDLKQEPSTTLTQRKELNRALGELAKQALDRDDFRFRMTETQVSQVLGESDQGLFKLALNLGWLNEIGEAEENHKKIYAFLHPSFQEYFAAITIDNPSFFFHHDNEKPNPFKNINGQQCQYRIFRSQWKEVFLLWMTRSNIANEVQESLRYSLINFNDGCDGLFAKDYIHILIDELIGIIATSYPGHDQDWDKLENVIQKTKKIKDIYSWNSGIKDLFFYKTFYNLGIWIHDFKKCKIHYSSQVLEQKSVTVSFVSKLKEDNYYGHRFSMIFLLDSFYAKNYKQHYERIRDINIVFEDHVNKILLSKDLAFLCDIIGGGTFERGLAIRQLTELVSFKQVSIINLLDEYQLKERNDIFLSSLIYILGDVFCITNIREVREEVIDTLLTLDFNGREEPTLSFLLAFIKIILEDFVIHGLIIKDKLCIIVRLLKSIYLTNFGHNNELLHIISEDLLRILSNQMSYPEFYNAWNNEFIKLQSQQEFLDEQIKSSPYSLSIKTENLNSIVDKIKLLQRFKKRIFQSLPLEIKPQIQIIFGQPTQNIEVIAEDLVDQIEDIFIEIKDQLKINDLVLFLDNRQPSQLLLETCDQFNDLVKIEWNR comes from the coding sequence ATGAGCGAACAACCCAAACAACGCCGTAAGCGTAGTTATCCTGTCAAACCTGAAGTATTGCCTCTGTTGGAAAAAACAATGAGGGAAAAGGGTTTTGTGTACACTACGCAAGAGCAAATGTATGAAGAATTGTACGAAAAGACAGGGAGAGCAATAAGTATTGATACAATCAAAAACTTTTTTAACCCACAATTTGGACGTAATCCAGAAAAGAATACGATTCAAACTATTGCCACTACTCTTGGATGGATGCCGGAAGACTTGGTAGAAGAATGGGTTGCTCCAACAAAAATCAAGAAAATATCAACAAATAATTCAGAAGTCACCATAGATATTTCCATTTTCCAGAGAATGCTCGATAAGCAAATTAATAACTTGACATTCAATAATTCTTTTTTAACTGAAAAACTAATTAAAACAGCGGATATCTATGTTCCTCTAGGACTAATTGAACGCAAAGAAAAATCAAAACATGGAGAAGTTAAACCTGAACAAGGATCAGCCTTATATCGGGCGAATGAGTATGAAATTTCCCGTAAATTTGAAAATGATCAATTTTTGACTGAGGTATTGCTCCAAAGAGATAGCCCCAAAAGTCAGGGTCGAAGGATAGCTATTATTGGGGAACCAGGATCTGGTAAGTCAACCCGCTTACAACAAGTTGCTTTATGGCTAATAAAGCAATCATCAGAAAATCATGTGATCTGGATTTCATTAGCTGATCTTAGAGGTTGTTCCTTAGAAAATTATTTACTTCGAGTATGGTTAAAAAATGCCTTGAGTAAATTAGAAAGCAGTAAAGAAGACCAAGAGGAATTAGTTGAAATATTTAATCAGGGTAATGTCTGGTTATTGCTTGACGGGATTGATGAAATGGGATTGTTGGAAAATCCCTTAGCTTGGGTTAATCGTCAACTTTGTGGTTGGCTTGATCAAGCCAAAATTATTACAACATGTCGAATTAATATCTGGGATGGCAATCGTCAAGCCTTAAATGGGTTTGATGTTTATCGCAATTTAGATTTTTCTGACTATCAGCGTGATAAATTCATTAATATTTTTTTAGATAATAAAGAACTATCTGAGGGGCTAATAAATGAATTAAATAAACCAGGAAAAGAGAGAATTCGTGATTTAGCCCGAAATCCTCTGCGTTTAAAGTTAATTTGTTGGTCATGGCAAAAACGACAAGGAACATTACCCAATACTAAAGTAGAACTTTACGAAGAATGCGTTGAAAAGTATTATGATTTGAAACAAGAGCCTTCAACTACACTGACTCAACGAAAGGAGTTAAATAGAGCTTTAGGAGAGTTAGCAAAACAGGCTTTGGACCGGGATGATTTTCGGTTTCGCATGACTGAAACACAAGTAAGTCAGGTTTTAGGTGAATCAGATCAAGGATTATTTAAGCTAGCTCTAAATTTAGGCTGGCTAAATGAAATTGGAGAGGCAGAGGAAAATCATAAAAAAATTTATGCTTTTTTACATCCTAGTTTTCAGGAGTATTTTGCAGCAATTACCATTGATAATCCTAGCTTTTTCTTTCATCACGATAATGAAAAACCTAACCCATTCAAAAACATTAATGGACAACAATGCCAATACCGTATTTTTAGAAGTCAATGGAAAGAAGTTTTTTTACTATGGATGACAAGAAGTAATATTGCAAATGAGGTACAAGAAAGTTTAAGATATTCTCTTATTAACTTTAATGATGGATGTGATGGTTTATTTGCCAAAGATTATATTCATATTTTGATAGATGAACTTATCGGAATAATAGCTACATCATATCCAGGACATGATCAAGATTGGGATAAGTTAGAGAATGTGATACAAAAAACGAAAAAAATAAAAGATATTTATTCTTGGAATTCTGGAATCAAGGATTTGTTTTTTTATAAAACTTTTTATAATTTGGGTATTTGGATTCATGATTTTAAGAAGTGTAAAATTCATTATTCTTCTCAGGTACTTGAACAAAAATCAGTCACGGTAAGTTTTGTATCAAAGCTAAAAGAAGACAATTATTATGGTCATAGATTTTCTATGATATTTTTGCTGGATAGCTTTTATGCCAAAAATTATAAGCAACATTATGAGCGAATAAGGGACATAAATATAGTTTTTGAAGATCATGTAAATAAAATTCTTTTGTCAAAAGATCTCGCTTTTTTATGCGATATTATTGGCGGAGGAACCTTTGAGCGCGGGCTTGCAATTAGACAATTGACAGAATTAGTAAGCTTTAAACAAGTTAGCATTATAAATTTACTTGATGAATATCAATTAAAAGAACGGAATGACATTTTCTTGTCTTCACTAATTTATATTTTAGGCGATGTTTTTTGTATAACCAATATTCGAGAAGTCAGAGAAGAAGTAATTGATACTTTACTCACACTAGATTTCAACGGTAGAGAAGAACCAACACTAAGCTTTTTGCTAGCATTTATCAAGATCATTCTTGAAGACTTTGTTATACATGGTTTAATTATCAAAGATAAACTATGCATTATTGTTAGATTATTAAAATCAATATATTTAACAAATTTTGGTCACAACAATGAATTATTACATATAATATCTGAGGATTTACTTAGGATATTGTCTAATCAAATGTCATATCCTGAGTTTTATAATGCATGGAATAATGAATTTATTAAACTACAATCTCAGCAAGAATTTCTTGATGAGCAAATTAAAAGCTCTCCCTATTCACTCTCAATCAAAACTGAAAACTTGAACTCTATTGTTGACAAAATAAAATTATTGCAACGTTTTAAAAAACGTATTTTTCAGTCTTTACCCTTAGAGATTAAGCCTCAAATTCAAATAATATTTGGTCAACCAACTCAAAACATAGAAGTAATTGCTGAAGATTTAGTTGATCAAATAGAAGACATTTTTATAGAAATAAAAGATCAATTAAAAATCAATGATCTTGTATTATTTCTGGATAACCGACAACCTAGTCAACTACTTTTAGAAACCTGCGATCAATTTAATGATCTTGTCAAAATTGAATGGAATCGCTAA
- a CDS encoding SufE family protein, with the protein MSRLSIIFSDFAMVNATLPPNLAKIVERFQRHTDPKKRYEQLLWYGKKLEPMPEEGKIPANKVQGCVSQVFITADLEDGKVIYQGDSDAQLVKGLVALLIQGLNGLTPQEIVELTPDFIEATGLQVSLTPSRANGFYNIFKMMQTKAIAFQLGQSYGES; encoded by the coding sequence ATCAGCAGGTTATCAATTATTTTTTCTGACTTCGCCATGGTCAACGCTACTTTACCCCCTAATCTTGCCAAAATTGTCGAGCGCTTTCAACGGCACACTGACCCCAAAAAACGTTATGAGCAGTTGCTGTGGTACGGCAAAAAGCTAGAGCCGATGCCAGAGGAGGGGAAAATTCCCGCCAATAAGGTGCAGGGCTGTGTTTCCCAGGTTTTTATCACCGCCGATCTCGAAGATGGCAAAGTCATCTACCAGGGGGACTCCGATGCCCAATTGGTTAAAGGTTTGGTGGCTTTGTTAATTCAAGGTTTGAACGGTTTAACCCCCCAGGAAATTGTCGAGTTAACACCGGATTTCATTGAAGCGACGGGTTTACAGGTTAGCTTGACCCCCAGTCGGGCCAACGGTTTTTACAACATTTTTAAGATGATGCAGACCAAGGCGATCGCCTTTCAGTTGGGTCAGTCCTATGGGGAAAGTTGA
- a CDS encoding class I SAM-dependent methyltransferase, with protein sequence MTYFASDFQDLDNSGNIENFISCLELQQSLDLYKHYKQKTFEKMQLKPGDSVLEVGCGTGNDALLLANYVGETGKITAVDRSQFMLKQAKERAKKSTTEFAFVLANAEQLPFPDYTFTAARVDRTLQHMSHPQQAIAEMTRVVQSNGWVVAFEPDWETLVIDSDQRGITRALVNFWCDNFPSGWVGRYLFKYFRQADLTDITVEPVTISLTEFELADKILDLSRTVEKISKQEIISQDDLTLWLRTINQSDRTGQFFCAFTAFLVSGKKP encoded by the coding sequence ATGACCTACTTTGCCAGCGATTTTCAAGATTTAGATAACTCTGGAAATATTGAAAACTTTATCAGTTGTCTGGAATTACAACAGTCACTAGACCTGTATAAACATTACAAACAAAAAACGTTTGAGAAAATGCAGTTAAAGCCCGGTGATTCAGTGCTGGAGGTGGGATGTGGCACCGGCAATGACGCACTTTTGTTAGCTAATTATGTCGGAGAAACGGGTAAAATTACAGCGGTGGACCGCAGTCAATTTATGCTCAAACAGGCAAAGGAACGGGCAAAAAAATCCACCACTGAGTTTGCCTTTGTCTTAGCTAACGCAGAGCAATTACCCTTCCCGGATTACACTTTCACTGCGGCCAGGGTTGACCGAACCCTACAGCATATGTCCCATCCCCAGCAGGCGATCGCCGAAATGACCCGAGTTGTGCAATCCAATGGTTGGGTGGTGGCCTTTGAACCGGACTGGGAAACATTGGTCATAGATTCAGACCAGCGGGGCATAACCCGTGCATTGGTTAATTTTTGGTGTGATAACTTTCCTTCTGGCTGGGTGGGTCGCTATCTATTTAAATATTTCCGGCAAGCAGACTTAACTGACATTACGGTAGAACCCGTTACCATTTCCCTAACCGAGTTTGAGTTGGCCGATAAAATTTTAGACCTATCTCGGACGGTAGAAAAAATTAGCAAACAAGAAATAATTAGCCAGGATGATCTTACACTTTGGCTCAGGACTATTAATCAAAGTGACCGGACTGGGCAGTTTTTCTGTGCTTTTACTGCATTTTTAGTCAGTGGCAAAAAACCTTAG
- a CDS encoding DUF4258 domain-containing protein — translation MSKQSTIINQLIQQDNNIVPCQTLNSFNSHKDKNHLQRRQQQRAINDDMIKVALTYGNKDYSYGAVRFTLTDRTLSKTPYAKFADSLRGLRVVCRSTESTPEIITAYWHTKTKQRAR, via the coding sequence ATGAGCAAACAATCCACCATTATTAATCAACTAATTCAACAGGATAACAACATCGTTCCCTGTCAAACTCTTAACTCGTTTAATTCTCACAAAGACAAGAATCACTTGCAACGCCGCCAACAACAGCGTGCGATCAACGACGACATGATTAAAGTGGCTCTGACCTATGGAAATAAAGATTATAGCTACGGCGCAGTACGCTTCACCTTGACAGACCGCACTTTGAGCAAAACCCCCTACGCCAAGTTCGCTGATTCTCTTCGGGGACTACGAGTTGTTTGTCGCTCTACGGAATCTACACCCGAAATCATCACCGCTTACTGGCACACCAAAACAAAACAACGTGCCCGTTGA
- a CDS encoding RNA-guided endonuclease TnpB family protein — translation MKLRYQYRFYPTDQQRQSLAQLFGCVRVVWNDALAFCKDSEKLPSYNALSKRLTECKQTEERKWLTDVSAVPLQQSIRNLSTAYKNFFDSVKGKRRSKKVNPPKFKSRRSKQSATFVNSGFTLKDNDRIYLAKIGFLDVVWSRPLPSKPSSVTVIKDATNRYFLSFVVEVNPEQLSDNGQSVGIDLGIIDFATLSTGEKIKSPKPLKAKLNRLRKCQRNLARKQKGSKRREKARLRVAKVHAKVKDTRTNFLHKLSTRLIRENQTVILEDLNTAGMMKNRCLSRAISDLGWRSFRTMLEAKAEMYGRDFRIISRWEPTSQRCSCCGEIGGKKELNIREWTCLFCGANHDRDINAATNILVAGGHSETQNGRGGNHQTTSVAASCEASTHRKAIQLNLFAS, via the coding sequence ATGAAGTTAAGGTATCAATACCGTTTCTACCCAACAGACCAACAGCGACAGAGTTTAGCTCAGTTGTTCGGTTGCGTCCGTGTGGTCTGGAATGATGCTTTAGCTTTTTGCAAAGATTCAGAGAAATTACCCTCGTACAATGCTCTGTCTAAACGATTAACAGAATGCAAGCAAACGGAGGAAAGAAAATGGTTGACTGATGTTTCGGCTGTTCCATTGCAACAGTCCATTAGGAATCTCAGTACAGCCTATAAAAACTTCTTTGATTCTGTTAAAGGAAAACGCAGGAGCAAAAAGGTTAATCCCCCTAAGTTCAAGAGTCGAAGATCAAAACAATCTGCTACTTTTGTTAACTCAGGATTTACCCTCAAAGACAATGACAGAATTTACCTTGCCAAAATTGGATTTCTTGATGTGGTGTGGAGTCGTCCTCTCCCATCAAAACCTAGTTCAGTAACGGTAATCAAAGATGCGACTAATCGGTACTTTTTGAGCTTTGTTGTTGAAGTTAACCCAGAACAGTTGTCCGACAATGGGCAGTCTGTAGGGATTGACCTGGGCATCATTGACTTTGCCACTTTAAGTACAGGGGAAAAGATTAAATCCCCCAAGCCCTTAAAGGCGAAGTTAAACCGACTCAGGAAGTGCCAGCGCAATCTTGCCCGTAAACAAAAGGGCAGTAAACGACGGGAAAAGGCACGGTTAAGGGTTGCAAAAGTTCATGCAAAGGTAAAAGATACCCGCACCAATTTTTTGCATAAATTGTCCACCAGATTGATCCGTGAAAACCAAACGGTGATTTTGGAGGATTTAAACACCGCCGGGATGATGAAAAATCGTTGTCTTTCCCGTGCCATTTCTGACCTTGGTTGGCGTAGCTTTCGCACTATGTTAGAAGCCAAAGCAGAAATGTATGGTAGGGACTTTCGGATCATCTCTCGTTGGGAACCGACTTCTCAACGTTGTTCCTGTTGTGGTGAAATTGGCGGCAAAAAAGAGTTAAATATCCGTGAATGGACTTGCCTTTTCTGTGGGGCAAACCACGACAGAGATATTAATGCCGCAACAAATATACTGGTCGCCGGAGGACATTCGGAGACCCAAAACGGACGTGGAGGAAACCATCAGACTACTTCGGTAGCGGCATCCTGTGAAGCGTCAACCCACCGAAAAGCTATTCAGTTAAATCTGTTTGCTTCGTAG
- a CDS encoding ABA4-like family protein produces the protein MATELLFNLSNLFVLPFWGLMILLPRWQWTEKVMKSLIPIAILAAVYLFLFIGSLGSESAAALASPELSAIAQAFADEKIMAVGWVHYLVMDLFVGRWIYWQGRETGVWTVHSLILCLFAGPIGLLSHLITGAITKQWGKGNDSTTETPQTEIG, from the coding sequence ATGGCTACCGAACTACTTTTTAATCTAAGCAATCTATTTGTATTGCCGTTTTGGGGCTTGATGATTCTACTACCACGGTGGCAATGGACGGAAAAGGTGATGAAGTCCCTGATCCCGATCGCCATTTTAGCTGCGGTTTATCTATTTTTATTTATCGGTTCCTTGGGTTCCGAATCGGCGGCGGCGTTGGCCAGTCCGGAATTATCGGCTATTGCCCAAGCTTTTGCTGACGAAAAAATTATGGCAGTGGGTTGGGTCCACTATCTGGTGATGGATTTGTTTGTGGGTCGCTGGATTTATTGGCAGGGACGGGAAACAGGAGTTTGGACAGTCCATTCCCTCATTTTATGTTTATTCGCTGGCCCTATTGGTCTGCTGTCCCATCTGATCACGGGGGCTATTACCAAACAGTGGGGCAAGGGGAATGACTCGACAACGGAAACGCCCCAAACGGAGATTGGCTAA
- the tnpA gene encoding IS200/IS605 family transposase, whose protein sequence is MTTNLRRERNSVSSLKIHLVFVTKYRRQVLTSEGLAILEKSFNDVAKKMNFQVIEFNGESDHVHALIEFPPKLSVSQIVNALKGVSSRRYGQANLPKPYGKDSLWSPSYFASTVGGAPIEMLRLYIQNQLKPS, encoded by the coding sequence ATGACAACTAATTTGCGTAGGGAGAGAAACAGTGTATCTAGCTTAAAAATTCACTTGGTTTTTGTCACCAAGTATCGTCGTCAAGTCCTAACTTCAGAAGGGCTTGCTATACTAGAAAAGTCGTTTAATGATGTCGCAAAGAAGATGAATTTCCAAGTGATTGAATTTAATGGCGAGTCAGATCATGTTCACGCTTTAATTGAGTTTCCACCTAAGCTATCTGTGTCGCAAATAGTCAACGCCTTAAAAGGTGTCTCTAGTCGTCGATATGGACAAGCAAACCTCCCTAAACCCTATGGCAAAGATTCTTTGTGGAGTCCTTCTTATTTCGCTTCTACTGTTGGTGGTGCTCCTATCGAAATGCTCAGACTCTACATACAAAACCAACTAAAGCCCTCCTGA
- the pyrC gene encoding dihydroorotase, whose product MEKLTITRPDDWHLHLRDGEALKAVLPHTVRQFARAIIMPNLKPPVRSVTDAAAYRERILAAMPAGSQFEPLMTLYLTDNTNPKEIIAAKASQFVKAVKYYPAGATTNSDFGVTDISRCDAVLEAMERVDLPLLLHGEVTDSHIDIFDREKVFIEKYLIPLREKFPRLRVVLEHITTSDAVQFVLSASNIAATITPQHLLFSRNALFKGGICPHFYCLPILKREEHRLALLQAATSGNPKFFLGTDSAPHARNSKESFCGCAGCYSALHAMELYAEAFESVNALDKLEAFASFYGPDFYQLPRNIEQITLTKIPWRIPAELPFPESGLVPLRAGEEITWQMV is encoded by the coding sequence ATGGAAAAGCTTACCATCACTCGACCCGACGACTGGCACCTGCACCTACGGGATGGAGAGGCCCTAAAAGCGGTTCTGCCCCACACTGTCCGTCAATTTGCCAGGGCGATCATCATGCCCAATTTAAAGCCTCCGGTGCGTTCCGTCACTGATGCGGCCGCCTATCGGGAAAGGATTCTCGCCGCCATGCCTGCGGGGAGCCAGTTTGAACCGCTGATGACCCTTTATCTGACGGATAATACCAATCCCAAAGAAATTATTGCGGCTAAAGCGTCCCAGTTTGTTAAAGCCGTGAAATACTATCCCGCTGGAGCCACCACCAATTCTGACTTTGGCGTTACGGATATCAGTCGGTGTGATGCAGTGCTGGAAGCAATGGAACGGGTGGACTTACCCCTATTACTCCACGGCGAAGTAACGGATAGCCATATTGATATTTTCGACCGGGAAAAAGTTTTTATTGAAAAGTATCTAATTCCCCTTAGGGAAAAATTTCCTCGACTGCGGGTGGTGCTGGAACATATTACTACCTCAGATGCAGTGCAATTTGTTTTATCTGCTAGCAATATTGCCGCTACCATTACCCCCCAACATCTACTATTCAGTCGCAATGCTTTATTCAAAGGTGGCATTTGTCCTCATTTTTATTGCCTGCCAATTTTGAAGCGGGAAGAACATCGTTTGGCATTGCTACAGGCGGCTACTTCTGGTAATCCTAAATTTTTTCTGGGCACCGATAGTGCTCCCCATGCCCGCAATAGTAAAGAGAGTTTTTGTGGTTGTGCTGGTTGCTATTCTGCCCTCCATGCCATGGAGTTATACGCCGAAGCTTTTGAAAGTGTTAATGCCTTGGATAAACTGGAAGCCTTTGCCAGCTTTTATGGCCCAGATTTTTATCAATTGCCCCGTAATATAGAACAAATTACGTTGACGAAAATCCCTTGGCGTATTCCCGCTGAATTGCCCTTCCCTGAGTCTGGGCTGGTGCCACTACGGGCCGGCGAGGAAATAACTTGGCAAATGGTGTGA
- a CDS encoding FGGY-family carbohydrate kinase produces MGKVEKSKLFLGLDFGTSGARATIIDQHKQLIWQNKIRFQQVPGLQLASIWQESLFHLLDQIPVELSSQIQAIAIDGTSSTVLLLDSQGNVLMEPLLYNDDRGKEVKHLLSQVAPPDHLVQSATSSLAKLLWYSQQSEFQQAHYFCHQADWLASLLHGSRSVSDYHNALKLGYDPQQLTYPNWLKNAPWFSLLPPVITPGRVISRLSSSIVNAKKFAKNCLVCAGTTDSIAAFLASGATQPGEAVTSLGSTLVLKLLSDKPVTNLASGIYSHRLGDLWLTGGASNAGGAVLQHYFSSAQLTALSAQINPHQPSGLDYYPLLQPGERFPINDPNLLPRLEPRPGDDVAFLHGLLESLARIEVQGYEKLQKLGATTLTKVFTAGGGAHNLTWQTIRQNLLQVPVQKSAQSEAAYGSACLAINSQSWE; encoded by the coding sequence ATGGGGAAAGTTGAGAAGTCTAAACTTTTCCTTGGTTTAGACTTTGGTACATCCGGGGCCAGGGCGACAATTATTGATCAGCACAAACAATTAATTTGGCAGAACAAAATCCGGTTCCAGCAAGTTCCTGGTTTGCAATTAGCCAGCATTTGGCAGGAAAGTTTATTTCATCTTTTGGACCAAATCCCCGTTGAACTAAGTAGCCAGATTCAGGCGATCGCCATTGATGGCACTTCCTCCACTGTTTTGTTGTTGGATAGCCAGGGCAATGTTTTAATGGAGCCTCTTTTGTATAACGATGACCGGGGCAAGGAAGTTAAACATTTATTGTCACAAGTAGCTCCGCCGGATCATTTAGTACAAAGTGCTACTTCTAGCCTGGCTAAATTGCTTTGGTACTCCCAACAATCGGAATTTCAGCAAGCTCATTACTTTTGCCATCAAGCAGATTGGTTAGCAAGTTTACTCCACGGTAGCAGATCGGTTAGTGATTATCACAATGCCCTCAAACTGGGCTACGATCCCCAGCAATTAACCTATCCTAATTGGTTAAAAAATGCCCCTTGGTTTTCCCTTTTACCTCCAGTAATTACCCCTGGCAGAGTAATTTCTCGGTTATCTTCTAGCATTGTCAATGCAAAAAAGTTTGCTAAAAATTGTTTAGTTTGTGCCGGTACTACGGACAGCATTGCTGCTTTTTTGGCCAGTGGCGCAACGCAACCAGGGGAAGCAGTGACTTCTTTGGGTTCCACTTTGGTGCTGAAGTTACTAAGTGACAAACCAGTAACGAATTTAGCCAGCGGCATTTATAGCCATCGTTTGGGCGATTTATGGTTAACAGGGGGAGCTTCCAATGCTGGGGGAGCGGTGTTGCAACATTATTTTTCGTCGGCACAGTTAACGGCATTAAGTGCCCAAATTAACCCCCATCAACCCAGTGGTTTAGATTACTATCCCCTTTTGCAACCGGGGGAAAGATTTCCCATTAATGATCCTAATTTATTACCCCGATTGGAACCCAGACCAGGGGATGATGTGGCATTTTTACACGGTTTGTTGGAAAGTTTGGCTCGCATTGAAGTCCAGGGCTATGAAAAGTTGCAAAAGTTGGGAGCAACAACCTTAACAAAGGTGTTTACTGCTGGGGGGGGAGCACATAATTTAACTTGGCAAACCATTCGGCAAAATTTGCTCCAGGTTCCGGTACAAAAATCCGCTCAGTCTGAGGCAGCCTATGGTTCTGCTTGCCTAGCCATAAATAGTCAATCTTGGGAATAA